A genome region from Natronosalvus rutilus includes the following:
- a CDS encoding Lrp/AsnC family transcriptional regulator codes for MVTAFIMIKANTGEADRLRDSVEAIEGVESAHIVAGDVDIIAKARVETPAAVKEISATRIQGIQGVEDTQTYIAMD; via the coding sequence ATGGTCACTGCGTTCATCATGATCAAGGCGAATACGGGCGAGGCGGATCGACTCAGAGACAGCGTCGAAGCGATCGAGGGCGTCGAATCGGCGCACATCGTCGCGGGCGACGTCGACATCATCGCGAAGGCGCGCGTCGAGACGCCCGCTGCAGTGAAGGAAATCTCCGCGACGCGCATTCAGGGCATTCAGGGCGTCGAGGACACCCAAACGTACATCGCGATGGACTGA
- a CDS encoding heavy-metal-associated domain-containing protein, with protein MARTITVTGMSCGGCEDTVESALEDVDGVVEASADNESDAVTVEGDANVDALVEAIQNAGYDASA; from the coding sequence ATGGCACGAACCATCACGGTAACTGGCATGAGCTGTGGCGGCTGCGAGGACACGGTCGAATCGGCGCTCGAGGACGTCGACGGCGTGGTCGAGGCGTCGGCGGACAACGAATCGGACGCCGTCACCGTCGAGGGTGACGCCAACGTCGACGCGCTCGTCGAGGCGATCCAGAACGCCGGCTACGACGCCTCCGCCTGA
- a CDS encoding DUF1059 domain-containing protein produces MCGRGGYVQSANDTVERGCDHCGWHAVAGSYPELIKRYQDHLRDDHPMAWVRS; encoded by the coding sequence ATGTGCGGAAGGGGCGGATACGTCCAGAGCGCGAACGACACAGTCGAACGGGGATGCGATCACTGCGGGTGGCACGCGGTTGCAGGGTCGTACCCGGAACTGATCAAACGGTACCAGGATCACCTCCGCGATGATCACCCGATGGCCTGGGTTCGCAGCTGA
- a CDS encoding potassium channel family protein — MRFVIIGAGRVGLRTARVLREEGHEVTLVEYDEAKVRRARGQDFEVVQGDGSREENLEEAGVHRADALGALTGDLNVNFAACMIAKHHGCRTIMRIDEDYREEIYRKYADEVDDVIYPERLGAMGAKNALLGGTIRAIADIAQHLQVVELTITNEAPVRGYTISELQLPANATLLAFGKSGHQLAIPTEDESLETGDRLVVLADFDVLSDVRQILVGESPDRAVSADGGIVDQNPGAANGGEHDGGN; from the coding sequence ATGCGGTTCGTCATCATCGGCGCCGGTCGGGTCGGCCTCCGCACTGCGCGCGTATTACGTGAGGAGGGCCACGAGGTAACGCTGGTCGAGTACGACGAGGCGAAGGTCCGCCGGGCACGCGGCCAGGACTTCGAGGTCGTCCAGGGCGACGGCTCCCGCGAGGAGAACCTCGAGGAAGCGGGCGTCCACCGGGCCGACGCCCTCGGCGCACTGACGGGCGACCTGAACGTCAACTTCGCGGCGTGCATGATCGCCAAACACCACGGCTGTCGGACGATCATGCGCATCGACGAGGACTACCGCGAGGAGATCTACCGCAAGTACGCCGACGAAGTCGACGACGTGATTTACCCCGAACGGCTGGGTGCGATGGGCGCAAAGAACGCCCTGCTGGGCGGGACGATCCGGGCCATCGCGGACATCGCCCAGCACCTCCAGGTCGTCGAGTTGACGATCACCAACGAGGCCCCGGTTCGGGGGTACACGATCAGCGAACTCCAGTTGCCGGCCAACGCGACCCTGCTCGCGTTCGGCAAGTCGGGCCACCAGCTCGCGATTCCGACCGAGGACGAGTCGCTCGAGACCGGCGACCGCCTGGTCGTCCTGGCGGATTTCGACGTGTTGAGCGACGTCAGGCAGATTCTCGTGGGCGAGTCACCGGACCGGGCGGTGTCGGCCGATGGCGGAATTGTCGACCAGAATCCAGGTGCAGCGAACGGCGGCGAACACGACGGAGGCAACTAG
- a CDS encoding glutathione-independent formaldehyde dehydrogenase, translating to MSAVVYQGPHGVAVEEVDEPQIEHENDVVIDITTTCICGSDLHMYEGRTAADPGIVFGHENMGTVTEVGDAVTTLEEGDRIVLPFNVACGFCRNCENGYTGFCTNVNPGFAGGAYGYVAMGPYKGGQAEKLRVPFADFNALKLPEGNEHEDAFALLADIFPTGWHGTRLANLQPGESIVIFGAGPVGLMAAYSAMIQGASEIYVVDRVESRLEMAEDHCDAHPINFEESDPVEQIVDQHGDEVDKGVDAVGYQAIDPETDVTDDAYDPARENPAVVLNQLIQTVRPTGEIGVPGLYVPSDPGAPDEMAAQGRLGIDFGKLFEKGLRFGTGQCNVKQYNRQLRDMIIEGRADPSWVVSHRVGLEEAPEMYERFDEREEGVIKVLLEP from the coding sequence ATGAGCGCAGTCGTATACCAGGGACCGCACGGCGTGGCCGTCGAAGAGGTCGACGAGCCACAGATCGAACACGAAAACGACGTCGTCATCGACATCACGACGACGTGCATCTGCGGCTCGGACCTCCACATGTACGAGGGCCGGACCGCGGCCGATCCAGGAATCGTCTTCGGGCACGAAAACATGGGCACCGTAACTGAGGTCGGCGACGCCGTCACGACGCTCGAGGAGGGCGACCGTATCGTGCTGCCGTTCAACGTGGCCTGCGGATTCTGTCGGAACTGCGAGAACGGCTACACCGGCTTCTGCACCAACGTCAATCCGGGCTTCGCCGGCGGCGCGTACGGCTACGTCGCGATGGGACCGTACAAGGGCGGCCAGGCCGAGAAACTCCGCGTCCCCTTCGCCGACTTCAACGCGCTGAAACTGCCGGAGGGGAACGAACACGAGGACGCCTTCGCGCTCCTGGCGGACATCTTCCCGACGGGGTGGCACGGCACCCGCCTCGCGAACCTGCAACCCGGTGAGTCCATCGTGATCTTCGGGGCCGGTCCGGTCGGGCTGATGGCGGCCTACAGCGCCATGATCCAGGGCGCCTCGGAGATTTACGTCGTCGACCGCGTCGAGAGCCGCCTCGAGATGGCCGAGGACCACTGCGACGCCCATCCGATCAACTTCGAGGAGTCCGACCCGGTCGAACAGATCGTCGACCAGCACGGGGACGAGGTTGACAAGGGCGTCGACGCCGTCGGCTACCAGGCGATCGACCCCGAGACGGACGTCACCGACGACGCGTACGACCCCGCCCGCGAGAACCCCGCGGTCGTACTCAACCAGTTGATCCAGACCGTCAGGCCGACGGGCGAAATCGGCGTACCGGGGCTGTACGTCCCCTCCGATCCCGGCGCCCCGGACGAGATGGCCGCACAGGGCCGCCTCGGCATCGACTTCGGGAAACTCTTCGAGAAGGGCCTGCGCTTTGGCACCGGCCAGTGTAACGTCAAGCAGTACAACCGACAGCTCCGAGACATGATCATCGAGGGCCGCGCAGACCCAAGCTGGGTCGTCTCGCATCGAGTCGGCCTCGAGGAAGCCCCCGAGATGTACGAGCGCTTCGACGAGCGAGAGGAGGGCGTAATCAAGGTGTTGCTTGAGCCCTGA
- a CDS encoding DUF7522 family protein: MATGLLTDETADQIVTTCRTAVGDSLRSVTYFTRDDFEQLYLRDDLERDADLTSFIGHEWRGFKTAQTAYEGSELGDYEYTIRVFENGFLIRVTTDREGVFATTDGLTVKDFEEVAIGLESFLGERNRE, translated from the coding sequence ATGGCCACGGGTCTGCTCACAGACGAAACGGCCGATCAGATCGTCACCACCTGTCGAACCGCCGTCGGCGACAGCCTCCGGTCGGTGACATACTTCACTCGGGACGACTTCGAACAGCTGTACCTCCGCGACGACCTCGAGCGCGACGCCGACCTCACGAGCTTCATCGGTCACGAATGGCGCGGCTTCAAGACCGCTCAGACCGCCTACGAGGGCTCAGAGCTGGGCGACTACGAGTACACCATCCGCGTGTTCGAAAACGGCTTTCTCATCCGCGTGACGACCGATCGGGAGGGCGTCTTCGCGACGACCGACGGGCTGACGGTCAAGGACTTCGAAGAAGTCGCGATCGGTCTCGAGTCGTTCCTGGGTGAGCGCAACCGCGAGTAA
- a CDS encoding pyruvoyl-dependent arginine decarboxylase translates to MSTIRVVWGSAAGPTKMAAYDGALADAGIENYNLVTVSSVIPATARVEAVGTAPDLGPVGNRLTVVQGHATAADNEPASAALAWAESDGGEGPGLFYETTGTDPDSVRERALDGLEAGQALRNWAFDEPSVQVETTEEESGAYQAAVVVAAYGTSEPIC, encoded by the coding sequence ATGAGCACTATTCGGGTCGTCTGGGGATCGGCCGCGGGACCGACGAAGATGGCCGCCTACGACGGCGCGCTCGCGGACGCCGGAATCGAGAACTACAACCTCGTGACCGTCTCGTCCGTGATTCCGGCGACCGCTCGCGTCGAGGCGGTCGGAACCGCCCCCGACCTCGGCCCGGTCGGAAATCGGCTGACCGTCGTCCAGGGACACGCGACGGCCGCCGATAACGAACCGGCGAGCGCCGCCCTCGCGTGGGCCGAATCCGACGGCGGCGAGGGTCCGGGCCTGTTCTACGAGACGACCGGGACTGACCCCGATTCGGTTCGCGAGCGCGCCCTCGACGGTCTCGAGGCCGGCCAGGCCCTCCGAAACTGGGCGTTCGACGAGCCGTCTGTCCAGGTCGAAACGACGGAGGAGGAATCTGGGGCGTACCAGGCCGCAGTGGTCGTCGCCGCCTACGGCACGAGCGAGCCGATATGCTGA
- a CDS encoding DUF5813 family protein yields MTELPTPVSAALGEHEAFKLVDDATYALETTVFETRVTATAAEGRRDGSFTVVVRLPTLDAATADRVAPVVEDGWFETFERRLADVFTVAETGTHDAPRIGRDDGVVTVSLEYVAWDAREGVEDAKALIEYVEGTYAQGIIPGYEYEGPAATLVENAQTAGERAAEGAAGDHGDEYDSPF; encoded by the coding sequence ATGACGGAGTTACCGACCCCTGTTTCCGCCGCACTCGGGGAGCACGAGGCGTTCAAGCTGGTCGACGACGCGACGTACGCGCTCGAGACCACCGTCTTCGAGACGCGCGTGACCGCGACCGCCGCCGAGGGGCGGCGAGACGGCTCGTTTACCGTCGTCGTCCGATTGCCGACGCTCGATGCGGCGACCGCCGACCGCGTCGCCCCGGTCGTCGAAGACGGCTGGTTCGAGACGTTCGAGCGTCGACTCGCGGACGTGTTCACGGTCGCCGAAACGGGCACACACGACGCGCCGCGCATCGGTCGCGACGACGGAGTCGTGACGGTCTCCCTCGAGTACGTCGCCTGGGACGCCAGGGAGGGAGTCGAGGACGCCAAGGCACTGATCGAGTACGTCGAGGGAACCTACGCACAGGGCATCATTCCGGGGTACGAGTACGAGGGGCCCGCGGCGACGCTGGTCGAGAACGCCCAGACCGCGGGAGAGCGGGCTGCAGAAGGCGCTGCTGGCGACCACGGCGACGAGTACGACAGCCCGTTTTAA
- a CDS encoding CobW family GTP-binding protein, whose translation MTSKGPVPVTVVSGYLGAGKTTLINRVLSNPGGRRVAVIVNDMGEVNVDADLIARSSDDEDDGIVDLSNGCICCRLRGDLLEEATRLTRRREFDALLVEASGISEPIPIAQVFLEGTDASDADPDLFRLDTMVTVLDTYGFWKEFDAGARLPDDLEPDADRPLSDVLVEGIEFCDVLLLNKVDAVPEDVFEEIEAVVETLQPRATRLRTTYCDVDPDVVLDTGRFDFEAASRSQGWKRHLRGEGSGHDHGHDADHDNGAKLDHDAGHDHHADHDIEPGAAERHGVSSFVFRSETPFHPERLATWLEEWDGAIVRAKGVCHVANREEVIGVSQAGPSVKAGPIGPWRPADDRTTQLVFIGREMDEPQIREELETCLVDDDRETVDASTDSFPLEALVTRAGR comes from the coding sequence ATGACGAGCAAAGGGCCAGTTCCCGTCACCGTCGTCAGCGGCTACCTCGGCGCGGGAAAGACGACGCTGATCAACCGCGTGCTGTCGAACCCCGGCGGACGCCGAGTGGCGGTGATCGTCAACGACATGGGGGAGGTGAACGTCGACGCCGATCTCATCGCGCGGTCCAGTGACGACGAGGACGACGGCATCGTGGACCTCTCGAACGGCTGTATCTGCTGTCGGTTGCGGGGAGACCTGCTCGAGGAAGCGACGCGACTGACGAGACGCCGCGAGTTCGACGCCCTGCTGGTCGAAGCCTCGGGAATCAGCGAGCCGATTCCCATCGCTCAGGTGTTCCTCGAGGGAACGGACGCGAGCGACGCTGATCCGGACCTGTTTCGGCTGGACACAATGGTCACCGTCCTCGACACGTACGGCTTCTGGAAGGAGTTCGACGCCGGGGCCCGCCTCCCGGACGACCTCGAGCCGGACGCGGATCGACCGCTGAGCGACGTGCTCGTCGAGGGCATCGAGTTTTGCGACGTCCTGTTGCTCAACAAGGTCGACGCGGTTCCCGAGGACGTCTTCGAGGAAATCGAAGCCGTCGTCGAGACGCTCCAACCGCGAGCGACGCGGCTCCGAACGACCTACTGTGACGTGGACCCGGACGTCGTGCTCGATACCGGTCGGTTCGATTTCGAGGCGGCGAGCCGTTCCCAGGGGTGGAAGCGCCACCTGCGTGGGGAGGGAAGTGGGCACGACCACGGTCACGACGCCGACCACGACAACGGCGCTAAACTCGATCACGACGCCGGCCACGACCACCACGCCGACCACGACATTGAACCCGGCGCCGCCGAACGACACGGCGTCTCCTCCTTCGTCTTTCGCTCCGAGACCCCGTTCCACCCGGAGCGACTCGCGACCTGGCTCGAGGAGTGGGACGGAGCCATCGTTCGAGCCAAGGGCGTCTGCCACGTCGCGAACCGCGAGGAGGTGATCGGCGTCAGCCAGGCCGGTCCGTCGGTGAAAGCCGGTCCCATCGGTCCGTGGCGACCGGCCGACGACCGGACGACCCAACTGGTGTTCATCGGTCGTGAGATGGACGAACCGCAGATTCGCGAGGAACTAGAAACCTGTCTGGTCGACGACGACCGCGAGACGGTGGACGCATCGACCGATTCGTTTCCGCTGGAGGCGCTCGTTACGCGAGCTGGTCGCTGA
- the pan2 gene encoding proteasome-activating nucleotidase Pan2, producing the protein MSRSPSLPDTPSREIDPDLPDEERLEALHDHFLQLTAASEQLSEQLDAARDRRTRLKEQVDRTKRENEVLKSSSLYLATVEDHLGDEVIVKQHGNNQEVLTEIGPDFAEELEYGDRVAVNDSFGIQRILSAETDARAQTMEITEKPDVNYDDIGGIDDQVREVREAVEQPLAQPELFENVGIEPPAGVLLYGPPGTGKTMLAKAVATQTDATFIKMAGSELVRKFIGEGSRLVRDLFEMAREREPAVIFIDEIDAIAATRTESKTSGDAEVQRTMMQLLSEMDGFDERGDIRIIAATNRFDMLDDAILRPGRFDRLIEVPEPDGEGRQQIFEIHTRTMNVDDDVDFEVLAEQTVGFTGAEIESVTTEAGMFAIRDDRTTVGQSDFEAALEKIEAGDAEVVTSANYFFD; encoded by the coding sequence ATGTCTCGAAGTCCCTCGCTCCCCGACACACCGAGCCGGGAGATCGACCCCGATCTCCCGGACGAAGAACGACTCGAAGCGCTCCACGACCACTTTCTGCAACTGACAGCGGCCAGCGAGCAGCTGTCAGAGCAACTCGACGCCGCCCGCGACCGGCGAACGCGCCTCAAAGAACAGGTCGACCGTACCAAACGCGAAAACGAGGTCCTCAAGAGTTCGTCGCTGTACCTCGCGACCGTCGAAGACCACCTGGGCGACGAGGTTATCGTCAAGCAACACGGGAACAACCAGGAGGTGCTCACCGAAATCGGCCCCGACTTCGCCGAGGAACTCGAGTACGGAGACCGCGTCGCCGTCAACGATTCCTTCGGTATCCAGCGGATCCTCTCGGCGGAGACGGACGCCCGCGCACAGACGATGGAGATTACGGAAAAACCCGACGTCAACTACGATGACATCGGGGGGATCGACGACCAGGTTCGAGAGGTCAGGGAAGCCGTCGAGCAACCGCTCGCCCAGCCCGAACTCTTCGAGAACGTGGGGATCGAACCACCGGCCGGCGTCCTGCTCTACGGGCCGCCGGGCACGGGGAAGACGATGCTCGCCAAAGCCGTCGCCACCCAGACCGACGCCACCTTCATCAAGATGGCCGGCTCCGAGCTCGTCCGCAAGTTCATCGGTGAAGGCTCCCGACTGGTTCGGGACCTCTTCGAGATGGCTCGCGAGCGCGAACCCGCCGTCATCTTCATCGACGAGATCGACGCCATCGCCGCTACGCGTACCGAGTCGAAGACCTCCGGCGACGCCGAGGTCCAGCGAACGATGATGCAGCTCCTGAGCGAGATGGACGGGTTCGACGAGCGCGGTGACATTCGCATCATCGCCGCTACGAACCGGTTCGACATGCTCGACGACGCGATCCTCCGTCCAGGTCGGTTCGATCGCCTCATCGAGGTTCCAGAACCCGACGGCGAGGGACGACAGCAGATCTTCGAGATTCACACGCGAACCATGAACGTCGACGACGACGTCGACTTCGAGGTCCTCGCCGAACAGACGGTTGGCTTCACGGGCGCGGAAATCGAATCCGTCACGACCGAAGCCGGGATGTTCGCCATCCGCGACGACCGGACGACCGTCGGGCAGTCAGACTTCGAAGCCGCCCTCGAGAAGATTGAGGCCGGCGACGCGGAAGTCGTCACGTCGGCGAACTATTTCTTCGACTGA
- a CDS encoding Lrp/AsnC ligand binding domain-containing protein: MVHAFIMVKTAAGKSEGLLAGIRDLESVSDAHIVAGNYDIIAEVDADEVYGVLKAASGDIQSLDGVSDTKTYIAMD; the protein is encoded by the coding sequence ATGGTTCACGCGTTCATCATGGTGAAGACCGCTGCCGGCAAATCCGAAGGACTCCTGGCGGGCATCCGCGACCTCGAGAGCGTTTCGGACGCCCACATCGTCGCCGGCAATTACGACATCATCGCGGAGGTCGACGCCGACGAGGTGTACGGCGTCCTGAAGGCGGCTTCGGGCGATATACAGAGTCTCGATGGGGTTTCGGATACGAAGACCTACATCGCGATGGACTGA